The Branchiostoma floridae strain S238N-H82 chromosome 12, Bfl_VNyyK, whole genome shotgun sequence genome segment aacTTTCCTTATGTATGGTGCTTACTAATTCTGTATAAAAATTGCCCTAAAGCAAAAGATATTGTACAAGCTGACGTTATGTATAATGTGTGCAGAACTGTGGCAGTCTACCATGTCCTATGGTGCTATACAAATATGTCCAGCCAACTTTCTCAGGATCAGTATATCTAGACACATCTTTTAGACTTCTTTCTTCGTAGTCTCCTgctaaaaaaaagatatgaaaaaaaaggtgCCAAAGTTTTCAATGAAATATTCACAGATATAGCCAGTTCTTAAATGtttcatttgtttgtatttttataCAACAGTCATCTATATTTATATTCTAGCATTAAGAGATAACGTTCCATCTTTGTAACCAGTGAGGTAAGCACATTATAAGGCTGATGTGTATAATTTACACAATGCGTATCCAGGCCTTCTGTGCCTGTTCCATAAGGCTAGGTGCATGCTGAAAATTTGTGTAGTATTTCTACGTTTGTCAATGTCATTTTACAAGCAGTAATCATGCACCAAAACAATCAAGTTAGACTAGGACAAACTGTAGGATAGACTGTTTTCTCCCACTAATGGTATCCTTTGATAGACTTTCCCGTACTTAAACCCTACCGACCTTGACTGAAGGTCACCTGCAAGTCTGGCCCGTCCCGAGGGTGTAGTGGGCCGCTCCATAGTCATTCCATACGTTTGGCCCACCACAGCCCGGGAACTGTAGATGGCCTGGAGTCAACGTCATGGGAGGGTGTCTGTAGCTTCTCCCCTCCAACATGTTACACTGTGGAACATTGTTGATGACCAGAGTTTATTGTGTCAGCCCTGTTGTAATAATTTGATTGCATTATCAATAAATCACAATCTTTGTGTAGATTCTGACGTGCCTTATTCTATTTTCCTCTTTTGTGAGATATTGTAAAAGAAGTAGCTAGTTAGGTGAAAGAACTAGGTAGGTAGATGAAAGAACTATTGTGCAAGAATTATCTATTAGAACAGTCTAGGACGGACTGATCCCTTTGCTCTGCCTACCTCAGTGAATGTccatgacctttctccatctctccctatcctccatagctcTCGGAAGGTCTCCAGCTCGCATCTTCACACAGTTAATGAATATATATTGTGTATGATCACTCAACTCTTGCATGATCACGCTTTGGTACACATAGAAGGACATACAGATGATATCTCCCCTCTCCAAGAATACAAATAAATGTCATATACATACCTCCCTGACTTACTCCTGCAGGAATACATACCTCAGTTTAGACATACAAATggtacagatctagagaaaaCGCGTCAGTCCATGTTGGAATCAAGCATCGTACGTTATCTTTATTTGTGTCAAGGCATAACAAAAGGTACCCAGAAGGACAACTATGGCAGTCATGGCTTTAGTTTCCAAGTACAAGTAGCTTGGGATCCATTTCTCATAGTTGtggagaagacaacaagagaccGACAGCTATAATAAGGATGGATAACAGGCTAGTTTACTGTACAATCCCTAGATACATGTTTTAAGATAGACCTGGAGAGAAAATGATGCACACATGATACAGTAATATGAATATCAAAATACTCAAGAAGAGGATATAAGGGGTGAGTGGCCTTACATAATAACAGTAGTCTAGTATTTTACACGTACAATTGTAAGAGGCAGAGGTAAAGGAAGCCCACAGCCTATTTTGAGGCTATAGAGGGTTGTCATCCACTGTGtgtagggcacagtattggaaggcgaaGCCCATCACAGGCAGGTACCTAGACCATttaacacctgggtggagtgaaaagtgcccttcccaaggacacaatgtctagccagTACCAGTCTCAAGTCCTCTAGGTTCTAGCGCCACTCGGCCGTTAGATGtgacaaaaaatgttttaacacAAGGTTGACATACATAATATTGAACTATGAACACGAATAACGTGTGGTCTAGCATAAATTTTTTCACATActgcaaatatgaaaaaattgcCATACAtcagtagctacatgtatgatacagaAATACAAAACTCAGTATATACTAGTTAAGGTACTGTATACCTATCCTCCAGTATCTTGTATCTCTTAGACTTTTGACAACAGGATTCAGGAAAAGAAATTCTAGAATGCTCCAAGATCTGACAATGACTCACTAACAAACTTGTCCAAGTCCAGGTGTCTTTTCCTTTACAAATAGTCGGTTACAATTACTAGATTACAATAGTATCAAATCTTTCTCTCCCATCCCAGTAAGCTAATAGCCTAATACCACATGCTGCTCTGTCCTGACCCCCCTTGTTTAAAGCCTCTGCTCCCTCCAAAGTTCCCCCCGGTGTTGGTCAGACCTAGTTGGTTCCCTCCAGTGGAACTGCCGCCGGCATTAGTGACAGAGCCGTCACCACGCAGTACAGAGATGCACTTCCAGTTGTCCAGGTAGTTGgctgaaaattaacaaaaaaaagttaACGTGAAGTGTTTATGATCTGTTTATTAAGATTGACCACTCAAGTGGAAGGGGCGAGGGAACAGGTGGTAACACCTGTACTAGCCCTCCTCCCAACATATTAAATACAATGGACAGACTACCGAGCCCTAAAATCCTGGCAGGAGGCGCACTTACAAGCAGTAGACCAGGTACAGAGGTTATCGGTTACAAAGTGACTTCTGAATCTGTCAACAGCAGATTTCACAAGAAGCTGCATTGGAAAGACATTCTAGTTCATCTGTTGAAACCCCCACTCCAACAAGAATGTATTTTTGCTTCCCCCAAGTGGCATATTAATGTAGCGTTACCATAATCAATGCTGCAAGTGTTGTGGAACTCGAAAGGTTGCAAAGCAGTATGGTGTAATGGGAGAAGTCTGTCATTTCTAAAGCAGCAAAACGAACTGAGTTGCCGTTGTtgtgtaccatacatgtacatgtacatttgtgccaagaCGATAGACTCACCTTTCCACAGGCGCACACAGCCATCGTCTCCTGATGATGCCAGGACTGTTCCTGTGATATTCCAGCTCACACGCCACACCTATACAACAAGAGTTACACAACAACAGTTACAGCTATATAACCAGTAAATATTTTTAACTTCTCATAGACTCATACAGTACTGGTTAAGGAATCTTTTCCTAAATATGTTTTTATCAAACCTCTTGCAAGAATTGTCAATAATATATTCAACCTGTTTGGGCTAATATGCATAAATTTGCATCACTCTGGTTACAATAAAGATTGATTTGTTTGTAGTATTTCCCCACCTGAGAGCTGTGCTCATCAAACTGTGCAGCCTGTCTGATTTCAAACTTGCTCATTCCACCTGGGTTTGCACCAGCATTGGGCTCCTTCCTGcgcagacatacatgtaaggtatCATTGTGATTGctgattatacatgtaactacatatATCATGGACAGGTCAACATTCAAAATACTTCTTGTCTTGGCATAAAAGTAACAGGCAGTGAACTTAACATCACTGTGGTCTGACATGATGGAAAGCAGAGcccatttctttctttccctcaGTTGTAACCTCCCCTATTACTGGTTAAGCAAAGCTAGGGAACAGGGAAAGCTAGGGAAAGTGCACACAATTTAGTCCCAAATAGGATTCAAACCAAGGGCTTCAAAATCCTTGATCTTGCAACTCTCACTATTCTACTCTCTGGCTATTCTGCAAAGTTAACATTTTTAATCAAATACCATAGAGGATAATGTAGAACAAATGCATACATTTTCTCAgatatgtactacatgtacaaatgtatcagcAATTAAATCATAAGATATGTGgatacatatgcacacacacacacacatgcacttacatacacacatgcacctTTGAAGCATTACATTActgtttaagaaaataaaaataggaGTAACTTTTGACACTTTGAACTGACCTGAGACACCTAAGTGTGATAATGCGGACATCCTTGGTAGCGATGGCCAGGAGGTGGTACGATCGGCCCAGGTTGGGCGCAAAGGAAATGTGGTGAACTGCATCGGTTATGGCCATCAATGTTTCCACTTTCTGCCACTTCCTGTaaagtaaaatgaaaatgtgcACTGGTCAAGTTAAAGTTTACAGGTCCCAGAGCTCCTATAAAGATAGTGTATTTTACTTCTAGTGTCCAGACATGAAGTGTCTAAGATCATGAAGTGTCTAAGATCTGGGCAGCtggtatatactgtaaatgccttaaactttttttaaaagtctgCAGTAATTAAATTTTgcagtaagaaaaaaaagagtgtAAACTGTGGTTTTCAGTTCCCCATGGCACATACAGAAAAGGAAACAccggtggctttaagttcgaggtgaagcggccaccacaaaAATTTAACCTCTTAACTCATTCTATCTAACCTGTGTTCTATCATGTGCCTTACCCTTTGGTTATTTGAGCCGAGGACCTCTTTATACAGAGTTAGTCGGCCTAGTCACATGCACCTCACTTGAGTACTTTAAAATGGGGTTAGACAGACACAGATATCTAAATGTTTTACCAGTTGAGCAAAACCCACTGTACTAGTCATTTTTTCTGCAACTTTTGTTCTCACTATCACCTGCCATGTTGAATGACCACTCCACTGATAATAATGAACTTATGACCAGTATTGTTAAGTAGATACTATGGATAGACACTGACCTGATGTTATCGTTGTACTCGTATATCTGAACCTTTCCACCAGCTGAAGGGTTGGTGTCATCACTGCCAACTGCCAACATGGGGAGGTGAAGTCTGAAACATGTTGTAACAGTCATATTTATCATTAACATCTTatgacatgtgtgtgtgtgtagaattATACACAGGACTATGTTAAATCACAGTATGTttctacaaatgtgacaaatatgACAGCAAAGGAATTGCATAAGCATGCCTTTAACTTTTTCTAAGACGGTAAAGTTTTTCTTACCTTGAAGGGTTCCATGACAGACAACTGCAGCTCAGTTTGGTGTTGATCTCATGCTGAcgaacaaaacaagacaaatgaTATTTAGCCAAAATCACTGTCAGCAGCTGGCCACTTTAAACTTTTAAGACACCTACTAGTTAGGATTTTAGCTTAGATTGACAAGATAAGTTTCTTAAGAGGCTGAGCTAATGGCACTACTAGAGAGCCTTGGGACATTCAATGGTACAACATAATAACTAACAACATCACTGAAAAGTATTAGTGTATGTCTAGCTAGGGGACCAAAGATTAATGGTTGCATCGGTACTGGCATAATCTCTTGCAGATCAAtgactttcttttcttttcgtttctttaatgCATTCCTTGTATCGTCATTTGGCATTCTACTGGTGAAAGATGTATTCAATTAGTACTCAGCCCCCACAAAAGTCATGTCCATAATGTATTTACCTGTAGGGACCACTGACTCAGGTTCATCACATCTGGAGCTTCATAGATCCTCACTACTCCATCAGCAGAACAGGTGGCCTACAACAAGGAAAATAAGAGGGTGTGTTTTCCACAGCATCTTTCActtgaaaaataataataatggcaATTTTTATCATATATGATATTCATCAAACTATAGAGAATAGCTATGTTAAGTTAACATACCAGCTGCAGTCCCATGTGTTTAGGACCAAACTTGACATCAGTCACTGATGTTCTACTGTCCACCAAGTTGGCTCTCTTTACCTATAGTCAGGGAAAATCAAGTATTTTAATGATTAAAACAGACGAAACATGAATTTCAGTATACATGAATACTGTTACACATATGGAAGTAGTACAATAGGTGACAAAGGGCTCAGTTATTCTCAGGCTGGTAGGAGTCCATCACATCACATTATCTTTAGTTATTAGAATTATAACCAATGCTAGGGGTTATCATTAACATAAAGATATCATAATTGAAATGGTTTTAAGTAGTAGAATTAGAAGTACCGGTAGTTGTTATACCGACTATGTCTGTATGCATGTCTGTCAGTAAAAATGTGTCGATCAATGTTTGTGTTTTACCCAATGACTCTGTCCTCTTTGTGTGGATGCCAGTGATTCCCCAActgcaagaaaaacaaaacatcatcaCCAAATAACTTATCTATTGCATTTCAAAGAATTTCAGGAGAGAAGAATAAAATTACAATAAGATGTGGCTGTACGAGCTAAAATAACTTACCAAAATGTGGAAAAGGGAAAACTTCATGGTGATCAATTTTCTCACAGCTCACATGTACAACCGTTATAGAATGCATCAGTTTTAAATTTCCCCATGAGTTTACATGACACTAACCAAGAAGCCCTGAACTGATTGTACTGGTACTACTGCCACAACAAGACATCATGATGAATGGTAATGAAGTGTTTAAAATTCTTCAATAATACAATTTCTTTTGAGACAACATAGGACTTAATCAACTATCCTTCAAGAAGAGTCCTTTTTCCAGAGTCTTACCAACTTCCTCCCACACGGCAGCTGTGCGGTCAAAGGAACAGGAGGCCAGGACCTGCCCAAACTCAGGATGTGCCCACGTCACCTTCCACACTGAGCCACTGTGGGTCTGATGGGGAGAAACATAAAGTATTCATGACCTATTCATGCAAGGAGCTTCTTGATTCATGGCAAAAGAAAATGCTGAAAAATTATCATGACATGAAGAAACGAAATGTAGTGACATGCGTGATTTACCTTCCAGCTTGCTGTGCATTGCCATTCTCCATCGTCTGTGAGGTCCCAAACCTACAAGATACAAATCAACTGTCAACTGCCAGTCTGAGAGAGCTTGAGTATGaaaaatgtacaacataaaCTAGACTTCGACAACCTCGTACCTCCATGACACATTTAGAgcagtaactgttatattttcaaaatttatgcATTGTGATATCATGTTCACTTTTATTCGAACAAAATTATACGTCATAAAtatgaaattcctatcattTGCTACTAAGGGGTTGTgtcatttttgtatcaattgtGAAAATTAGCCCCTTATCTGCAAGTAGTTTGTTGTGCTTTATGTGTTCCAGTGCAATAaattaacatccattggcataataccggcagtaatacttataccggcaaatgacataaacgataaattttcggtgatccactagcgcagcaacagtaatttccgaggtatgcacacttcagacatccacgtatttcacacattttcaaaaaggcttcgataacagtgcattcgaagacacggccaggcgacatgtacccctggataaataaataaacaaacaaacaaacaaaagttttcagttcattttcggggcaggcgagcttgtcgtgggacgaacacactgtcacgttcatcgcaagatttgtagataataatcacacgtgctcacggcacaagacgagcatgattcaacagcattcttgaatttcttttggtgaccaacaactcgtgtaaaagtgtgaagaaccgttgcattatcgcccggatctacggctgaatgggtcaaattgaacgtacgccggccattttcccgccatttttaatgccagcagtaaagttttacgtcatagcggttgtgacggaccaaaattaaatgaaaattcttgtcagtatacgcccattttctcatgactttttgtgtgCTCACGCaggttttgttttgtgcaattactaacaggaaaggaaggaacaacagaggatgtataaaggtacatagcggcagttaattgtgccatgTTTGAtctgccggtattattgcacccccttccaaccacgcgcccgttctccgtgcaattccgcggtgtgttccaattacgatattatgtttttaggaggacaagagagacaaaaaaatatacacagaagaggtggcaaaggtaagctgtaacagcaacatgtaactggagaaaatgatgcgttgatcatttgccaaattagtattgcttgagaaattgcagtaaacctgcCGGTATTAATATttttatgccaatggatgttacatctgctacagctacatgtatctaagtCTTACTATGGAAACATCATCAATTATAAAAATCAATTCATTATTTGTATAACCTGCATCTTTTTGTGCACATCC includes the following:
- the LOC118427239 gene encoding nucleoporin SEH1-like, with protein sequence MFVARSISAEHKDLIHDVSYDFHGRRMATCSSDQTIKVWDLTDDGEWQCTASWKTHSGSVWKVTWAHPEFGQVLASCSFDRTAAVWEEVVGESLASTQRGQSHWVKRANLVDSRTSVTDVKFGPKHMGLQLATCSADGVVRIYEAPDVMNLSQWSLQHEINTKLSCSCLSWNPSRLHLPMLAVGSDDTNPSAGGKVQIYEYNDNIRKWQKVETLMAITDAVHHISFAPNLGRSYHLLAIATKDVRIITLRCLRKEPNAGANPGGMSKFEIRQAAQFDEHSSQVWRVSWNITGTVLASSGDDGCVRLWKANYLDNWKCISVLRGDGSVTNAGGSSTGGNQLGLTNTGGNFGGSRGFKQGGSGQSSMWY